In Bombus terrestris chromosome 13, iyBomTerr1.2, whole genome shotgun sequence, the DNA window TCTTGAAATATCACAGTTTTAAAAAAGTATCTATATTTAATGGTCTCTTGGTTAACGTAACAGATAAGTCCGTGACGCTTggatataataatagaatataatttatatttaaatgcgTTGAGCTAGCCGTCTGTTTTTTCAAAATTGCTCATTACCGTGGCAAACGTGTAACGTGTAGTAGCCAGATAacggaaatatatttttgtctaGCTTTTATTTGTTCTGGCGGAGAAGCGGTGGAAAAAGGTAGGAAGAATCCAATTCCCCTCATTTCTCACTCTATCGTTTTCAGGAATTCGCGAATCATGGCAGCGATATTACGCAGGAAATGTCTCCTCGAAACGAAAGCACCAAGCATGAATCGAAGCTCCGTACATTTTCAAACAATAGACAGATGTTTTTGAGATAACACGGACGGTTCGTGAATAGAGGCAAATAACACGCTAGCACGCGATCCACGTGAATTAATTTGCTCGTTACACGTTTTCCACCGTTGAGTCATTGTTTTCATTTTTACCGGACCACTGTTCGAATAATTCATCTCCGCGTAATCAGTGTAATTATTACCAAAGTAAATTATCATCAGGTTTTCCCCAAGTTCTCGAGCGAACTGCACATGTACCGCGAGCGAATATAACTACCGATCGATTGATTGgttggaaataaaattgttacaacgtatatataCGGAACTGTATTTTTGACTATGGCAACTACAGTGGGCTGACCACTTCGAAAATTGCGCACGGAAGAATCCGGATTAATCTCAATTAAAGGCTGCCCGGCCGATCGATCGGAACTTTTCGCGTAATTCTATTTCCCGTTTCAATCGAATCTAAATTCGATAATCTGATTCGACGAAATTGCGCCCGATTTGCAttggaaaatttcgatgcgCGCCTTTCGGTCGCACCTGACGCGTGAGAATAAACTTTTCGAGGACAACGTGAAGGAAGCAAAGCCAGCGATCGTTGGCCATGAAGAGAAGGAGATAGAAAGAGATAAAAAGTAAAACTTCAGCAGCCAACTGCCACGTACAAGTGACGTCCGATTATCAGCGTCACGTAGTAGTACGATGCCTTCTATTAATGAGAACCGCGGCCACGTGATCATCATTACGATTCCAATTATCTAGCTTGCGAGCGTGCgaggaagagaaacgaaagaacgaacgaaagaaagaaatgttcaATATCACAGCAACAGAACGTTCCGCTCGATTAAAGGATGTCCGCAATTAGTATGAAAGCAGTCGCACTTGGATCGTCATCGATGTTTACGCTCCACGAAATAGAAACGCGTATCTGAGCGGTTGAAAGTGTGCGAAGGGTGTGCGCGGCAATCAGTGCGGCTATAATTTAAGAAGAATTCACGTAATTTCGGGCGAAGGAGAACGGGGTTGTTTGGTGAGTTAACGAGTCGtttaaaattctacaaaatCTCGTTTTTTCGCTACTGGATCCGGTTCCCCTGCACCGACTGCCACGTTGTAATTTTTTTTCAACCACCCCCTCCCCCACCCTCTGGTCTCGTGTTTCCCCTGTCTCAGCCATGGACACGAGACGGAGTAATCGTCGCCCTCGGCCGCCAACTCGAGAGACAATTTCGCAAGATTCGATTAAACGATCGTATTCGGTAAATCTGCGGTTGTTCGTCATCCAGGACTCTTGATTATCCGGCAAGACGCGATTCTCAGTCTAATAAACCAACAAACAAAACAATCTTCGAAGGTTCGCTCGTGTAAGAAAAAAGAAGCTGGAGGCGCGCCGAGTCGTCGCGGACAGCCAACGTTTTCTAGACGAACGAAAAGTCGAGACGAAGGGAGCTCGCCCTAACGAACTACATTGTGGATAAAATAAGTGGAAAATAAAAACGCAACGCGGCTGTTGATATTGTATAGTCGGGAACCGTATACTCTTGTCTTTCGGTGGAAAAGGAAACTTGTTTGTTTTATTCACTTCGCTTCGAAGAGATTATGGCGGCttggatgaaaaaagaaaatcacgTTGGAACGAAGCGAACTTTTCTTTCCTGTCTTTGTTTCCGTGAGAACAGAACGATCGTCTATGTCTATTCTCTTCTCCCTGAACATGCCAGCTGCTCACGGCAAATATATATTCGAGTCCGATCGCAATAAAGCCATCCCATCGATCCGATTGCATCGCTAAATCAATTATATGCTGAATTTCTATTCTCCACGTCATATGGCCTTTTACATTTTCGTTTCCTACGGAACGCCGGGATCAACGAACTCATTTCCGTTTCTTTCGATCAGTGGCCCGATTTTAAAGGGGTCAGTACCATCGTGCTCCCAGATGTAATCACTTCAAACACAGATACAAGTCAGTCCCCTTTGTAATTCCCTTTATATAGCAATTACTTAACCTAGTAATTACTATTGTTGCTCGGCCAACTCTTTCACCATTTGCTAAATATTTTCGAGCCACGTCGTAAAAGACTTCGCGCCGATATAGCAAAGGGATTTCTCTGATTATGTGCACCGCCAAGAAATTAGCCGAAGAGATTCCTCCCCTCGATACGCGATATCTGACACAATACGACACCGATTTAGTAcaacagaaaatatcagaaagggaagaaaaattgCGATTCATTTAGTAGAACACTTGGAATATTAAACAGAGTTATTAAGATAGGTGATTAAAGCGATATGATAGCCtgatattaatttaatcaaACGAACAGTTACTTAGTTGTAGAATGGAATGTATTCGATTCAAACAAGTCATTACGTAGAGTGCAGTGATATAAAATTCTTcctcatatatatatagagaacTTCGTAATTGTTGTAAACTTGCAGATATTTTGAAAGCATGGAAGAAGAAGGAGTAAACGCAACGTCGTTCCAGTTGGGCCAAACAAAAGTCGATGTCTCGTCGTCCTCGGAATTTCCGAATAGTTCCTCGAATTTCGAAACCTCTGACACGAAACGAAGCGCATGGAGCACGTGCGCTACCATAGTTGACCTCGTTAACCATATACTCATCGTTTGTCTGACAGCGTTCACCCTGTATTACTCGGTGACTCCCAGTGTCTTCAATCATACGACCCTCTGCACTGTCGGGGTATGTATCTCGacggatattcaaatatttttcaaactataTATCGAAcctcatttttattttcacccTCCTCTGTTCGTCGATCCAAAACATCTTCCAGTTAATCCGAGATTACCCCTCTTTCGGATTATATTCATTCCTTCCGTCTTTCGACGTCTTTTTCCCGCAAAGGAGCGTGGAACGAGCGAACAGAAATTTCAAAACAACCGTAGACCAGGTCTACGTAAACCATGAAATTGAGCGAAGAAAAGAACTCTGGACTCTCGCGGTTTAATCGTTCAAAAGAGGGAAAAGCTGTTTTGGTTGGCCACGAGGCAAAAGAAACGCATAAACAGAGGgcaaaagatagaaagaagCACAGAACAGAAGATTCGTGGGTAACCTTGTCCAAGAATGTTCTCTGTGACGATTACACTCGATTCAAATTGCGCCATTTATTTCCCACTTACACGCCTCTCGTATCTCGCACGATAACAACGAAATCCAAATTCAGCTACGGGACCGAGTTCGCCTATTCCAAACTAGTTCTGTTCCCCGAGGGGAGAGATACCGTGGCTAACCAAAGTGGCTAAAGAAGTTCTAACGACTTTGTCCAACGATTGCAGCTTCCGTGATCGCTGACGACTCGATCTTACCCTTTTCAGTACGTCCTGCTGATGTCGGAGGCTATCGTCGCGCTCGCTGGTGACAAcatcttgacgagatattttacGCACGGCACAAAGAAACACTTGCACTGGATTCTGCAGCTACTTGGCCTGATCTGCGTCATTGCCGGTGTCGTGCTAATGTACCGAGTGAAAAGGATACACTTCAAGTCCAATCACGCGATCCTAGGCATCACATCTCTAATCATAATGATCCTTTTAACTGTGACCGGCTATCCTGTTTTTATCGCTACGAAACTCCGAAAAGTAATAAGACCAGTAACGATTAAGTTTGGCCACAACTTCTTAGGTTTATCGTGTTTCGCGATCGGTATGGCGTCACAATGTTTGGGCTATTGGAAATTCAGAACGATGAATATCTCGTCAAAAGTGGACGCAAGGTATATCTGTATAATCGTTAGTATCGTGATCGTTGTGCTTTCGGCAAGGAAGGCTCTTCCCACTCTTTACCAACAGTTCGTAAAACTATTCAGATAGAGAAATCAATAGAATTCGAGGTGTCAATATAGATAAATTGATCGATTAGATTATCGGCACGTCTATTGTTGATCGGTGTTACTTCATTTCTAAGATTTAAAGTAAACGTTGAGAGATTTTGttgtattaatattatctttatcGCGTTCTCTTAAAGAacttataattatttgaaaaaacacCGATCCAGATGGAAAAAGGTTTTGAATCGAAGAAAAAAAtgcgaatatattttttttattttcctttagtTAGGCGAACGTGATCGATGAGTAAACATAATTCGATTCTTAAGCGATATGGGGGAATTACACAACGTTCGTTGGAAAATAGGTATTGAGTTAACGAATGACGCGATTCCATCGTGTAATCAAAGTTCAATTATATAAAGTCATTACGCTGCGATATTTCCAACGTATGTATCATCACGGTGCGGTTCAATCGCCGTTTATACGGCGATTCAAAAGCAGTTACAGCTCAAACGCATTTCTATTTCACGAACAAGACGATTGGCGTTGCATGATAATTCTTCCATTGAATCATATCAAAATCGTCCTTCCTGCATTGACGCAAAGTGGATTATTCATTGGACCATATGCTCCTGACTGTTATCTGTCAATCGACGATaaaggcaattcgataaatccTAGAATATCGTAGTGAAATACTATAGTCCCCGTTCgtctttgttttaattatttcaagaaaataGTCTTGGTTATTTGTATTTGATAAATGGAGGCAAACTTATTCAATAACGGGTCTGAGCTtgtgttttacatatttttttttttttgtttcttttccccGTTGGCATAAATATATAGTATCCAAATACTGCTACAcgattaaaaaaattcaattgacacgtataaaaatcattcaaatgtaatattgtatttatgcGTAATATTCTCTTCGAACGTATAACCCGGAGTCGTAATTAACGCTTATGTTGGCACACGATAAACTCGATAAAACTGCCGTTTCAGAAATCATTTAAAAAAGCGTTGGTTCCGTCGACGCGATATATGTACGTGTCTGTATATTTAGTTGGCTCGTCGTTGCCGATCGCGAGAAACGTCTAACGAAATTCTCGTCTGTAACGAATATTTATTCGCGCGTGGCACCTGATTGCCATATTGGAAGACGTAGACGACGCTTCCTCGGGGATGCATGTTTCCCGTATATACGCTGCAAACATGCAGATGCATATTCGTGTTTGAGCAAATACGCGAACGACGTTTGCCCGAGCCAAACGTGAACACATTAATTAGGAGATTTGCCACTCTTCCCTATTGTCATCATTGACTAGTTTTATCTTTCTATCTCATCGGGAAGGGAGGATGgcagataaaaattaaaaaagaaaaggagatttCGCTTGATAAATGTGATCCGAGGAACGTTAATTTATTGCGAAACGTTTGTCTTCTGGCAATCGATGCGATCTAATCTCCACGCGGAGTATCATTGGGAAGCTTCGgatctttttttattaatcatCGCCCATTTAGATTCGTTGGAGAATCGTTGTTTCGAATACTCAGCGAAAACctttcttgaaaattatttaaatcgaaACTCGTTACGTTGCCGATATCATTCGTTAGAAAACATTTGTATTCTAGCGTGGCTCAACGTGACGTGAAATATTTGGACGCTTTACACCAAGTAATTTCCCTTTTCGTGTTTCATGCTCtctagaaaaaagaaacaaaaaatccaTACTATTTTCTTGATTTTTTGCGACATGCTATCGTTCGTGTTCCCGTGTTAATTGGTCACGGTTTTGGATTTAAATCATCGTACTGATTATCGCAATTGTACATTTGCTCGGAGCTCTCGGCTTGTTTTAAACTAACAAAAAGTATTGCAAAATAAAACATATCGAGAAGAATTAAAGAGCTGAATAAATACGAAAGTATACGGATTTGATGGAATTATTAATCGCTACAGTTCGTTATCGTTATTGTTTGCGCCCGTCGATTGATTCGAATTAGTTCGTTAAACCGTGAAATTATTCGACCTCGCCTCTTTATTAATTCGTTACACGCTAAATAAGCGACGCAGATTTTTCGAACGATGTTTTTTGTTTGGTAAAACGGCGATTTAAAAAACAACGCAAGACTGTATTTTTTCGAGAACACAACGAAACGTATGCAACGTAGATGTAGTCACGcgatgtattttaaaatatgtaaaaatttaattagaattaatatCGTACGTTTGTACCGgcgaaaaatgaaataaagctTTTAAAATCCTGTGTGAAAACAGCGCCACGGTCCAGATACTTTAGCCCGTGTAAGttactataaatattaacaatattcaAGCAACTGTagggtatgtatgtatatacgtatacgcaTGTAGCTTAAACTCCGTTAACTGGAGTTCATCTATTGTATGAATAATTCACATCTCGCCGTCAACTTATAACGCATTAAATATTCACAGGGCGTGCGTTAAATTCGTGCAGACGtttgaatttttcatattaagaCCAGCTGGTCGCTCATTTTCAACGTGTCTTTCTTCATGATCTTTCATCCGTATCGACCCGTGCTTAGAATTACACGAACCGAAgcctaaaaaattaaaaaaaagaacggaGGGGGTGGGCAACGAATAAAAAAGAGGAGGGGAAATGAAAAGGGATAACGAGTCCGAGAGAAATCGGCAAGCGAAACATGGGTAAAAGTTCCATCATAAAGGAACTGTGGAAAAAGTTCAGCGAAACCTATTTTAAACGCTTGACCACCAAAACGCCGAGCTTTGGCGAATTAATCACGAATTAACGAGGAAAAAGAGGGACGCTGCGGTGTCTCATGACGATCTCGCGGACCGGAATCATTTCCACTGGAAAATGGAGTTAAAGCAAAAAcggtggaaaaaaagaaaaaacgaaggcAATTCGACGCGCTTTTTACGTGCAAATTTGAATGGTCGTCTGTGGCAGCGCAGTTGCCATTGCCACACACGTTTCTCCATTATTACTGCACGCACGGATTCTCCTCTTGCCTTGCCTTAATTCACAGTTTCTCTCCTGCTACCATCCACttcctaaaaagaaaaaaccaggacaaaaagaaaaaaatagatgaTATTCACCCGTGCCTTTGTTCCTGCCTCCAATTTagtgctttctttttttttttgaccaCTCGATGGATCCATCGAATGGTCGATTTATGCTGATGCATTTACGGCCATTCATGGTTGGCACCAGGATGCATTGTTTAGTTGCACGCAGCCTGAACATCGTCGATACGACGATCGCAGCTCGGCATTGGAATGGAAAATTGTAACGTAGGTGCTGATAACGAGTGCACAGAGCGGATACGGTTAGGGTCGAATACAGGATGATCTTTAATTGCGCGTCGATGTTTCAAACTGCGACTTTCCTAATCCCTCTTAGCGCACAGTATCGAGGAAGAGCGCGAGATTACGTTTAAGAGATATAGTACCAAAACGACGTTTCGCCGAAGATTGACCGAGATTAATGGTACCGTTGCTTTGCCTCCACGTTTATTGCGTAAGCTAGACTAATCGCTTTCCGAACTTCTCTTTAATCGTTAATTATATCGACACATTATAACTCTATAACAGAGAATCGGTCGATTAAAATGTGATAAATGCGAATCGGTCTAGTAATAAAATTCCACTTTAATCTTCGTATAGCGTTTTCATAGATTCCTCTGTCGTAATACCGCAAGAGGGAATATCAAACTCTACCAGGTGtagttataaaaagaaaaaaaaggaatcatAAAGCAAGATACTCCATCGCGTTCAAAAACTTTGAAACTTTCTTTAAAAGTGTCTAAAATAGggaagaggggaaaaaaggcAACCAAAACATGGAATAATTTCGTTCATTTTTTAGGCGAGAAAACTTGCTACCGGAAAGTTTGATTACCCCGTAGATCACCATCTGACGCGTATATGCACGTAGGTTCGCGGTCAACGAAAATCGACCGGCAACTTTTATAATCCGTATCCGACAACGAAGTGGCGGTCGAAACAAAGTTATCTCGCACGTACGACACCGCTGTATGGAGTTCTCTACCGCGAAATTCCACGCCAGTTACGCTCGATTGAATGTAACTGCGTGTTGTGTCTCCTTTCTCTACCGAACCAACCATAGAAATACCTTGCACATGTACAGTAATAACGATTTGAAAATTCTATGGCTTTCGAGTTCggtttctttctctccctctatttcgatttttctttttcttgttctgTCTTGTTCGATGGCTGGCCGCGAAATTGACCAAGCAACGGACACTGTTAATCCTAGAACGAGCAAAATGGGAATTAACGGTAGGAAATTTCTCATCGGTTTTGGCTAGACGTTCCCTCCAATAAGTGCGGTTTTGGATATAGATAACCCGAGGACTGTATTTTAGGATATTCGTTTCACCGGCGGCAGGATCGTGTAATCctcgatgaaatatttaaattcccgAAGAGTAGCTGAACGAGAgggatttaattaaaacaagAAGGAACTATGCCACGAATAGAGTGGCTGACAGAGACAGGAATACAGAGGGATGGAGGGAAGAAAGAAGCAAGCTGGCAATTACATTCCGGGTAACACCGTTTTGCAAACGAGTACAATGACATTGTTAATTAAGCATACCGGGAACAACGAGCGGATAATATCGAATCGGCGGTCTTTTAACTTTCACGCTCGACAATATATTCATTATCCTCTTAATTAGCATATGTCATGACCAGGGTTAATAAACGCGCTTTTATTCTATGCGAAAAGCGATGCGATATTACCCGCGACCGCTGGtagtttcattttttcctcGTAAATCGTCCCTTTTCCCTCTGACCGATATTCTCCTCTC includes these proteins:
- the LOC100651655 gene encoding transmembrane reductase CYB561D2, producing MEEEGVNATSFQLGQTKVDVSSSSEFPNSSSNFETSDTKRSAWSTCATIVDLVNHILIVCLTAFTLYYSVTPSVFNHTTLCTVGYVLLMSEAIVALAGDNILTRYFTHGTKKHLHWILQLLGLICVIAGVVLMYRVKRIHFKSNHAILGITSLIIMILLTVTGYPVFIATKLRKVIRPVTIKFGHNFLGLSCFAIGMASQCLGYWKFRTMNISSKVDARYICIIVSIVIVVLSARKALPTLYQQFVKLFR